A window from Populus trichocarpa isolate Nisqually-1 chromosome 3, P.trichocarpa_v4.1, whole genome shotgun sequence encodes these proteins:
- the LOC7496534 gene encoding auxin response factor 2 isoform X2 — translation MINGSNSVDINRNGIASRSWSFPVACEGSEDALYKELWHACAGPLVTVPRQGELVYYFPQGHIEQVEASTNQVADDQQMPAYNLSPKILCRVVNVQLKAELDTDEVFAQVILLPETQQDVELVEEEDLPPLPARPRVHSFCKMLTASDTSTHGGFSVLKRHADECLPPLDMSLQPPVQELVAKDLHGNEWRFRHIFRGQPRRHLLQSGWSLFVSAKKLVAGDAFIFLRGETEELRVGVRRALRQPSKIPSSLISSHSMHIGILATAWHAVSTGSMFTVYYKPRTSPAEFIIPVDKYMESVKINYAIGMRFKMRFEADDAPEQRFSGTVIGVEEADPKKWPRSNWRCLKVHWDETSPVHRPDRVSPWKVEPALAPSMDPVSGCRLKRHRPNTVTSSADSSALTKKDNGPSRHMQHQEILTLRNTPTGKNYSDNNHNPPWVLSQGTGTLLKSYESSRPFFGLFSDDVDQPSKLTSDEKSMFNWHSAPMMYTGHPFNMLASSMEVQVAKDKDTQQQHGSRFLPFPYADSSPHPSRSKPQHLPFQQCNERTAKDDNYKLFGVSLFRNSKALEPATIHRHSADKPQHQINVASDHLQLLGSDRYLEQLKHPKHARCEEQENIFQASSLYSKDVQGKPEGGSARRCVKVHKQGTAVGRSLDLAKFNGYNELTAELDQIFEFNGELVAPNKDWLIVFTDDEDDMMLVGDDPWQEFCSMARRIFIYTKEEINRMEPRSLNREAEGNSRSTDQMVDLENRISKHLPAVSPSECQGLCYMTGSKVMRPER, via the exons atGATTAACGGAAGTAATTCTGTGGATATTAACCGCAATGGAATTGCGAGCAGGAGCTGGAGTTTTCCGGTGGCTTGTGAAG GATCAGAAGATGCACTGTACAAGGAGCTATGGCACGCGTGTGCAGGTCCGTTAGTGACAGTGCCTCGCCAAGGAGAGCTTGTTTACTACTTTCCTCAAGGTCATATTGAGCAG GTTGAAGCATCGACGAATCAGGTTGCTGATGATCAGCAAATGCCAGCTTATAATCTCTCTCCGAAAATCCTCTGTCGTGTGGTTAATGTTCAATTGAAG GCTGAACTGGATACAGATGAAGTGTTTGCTCAAGTCATTTTGCTTCCTGAAACTCAA CAAGATGTGGAgttggtggaggaggaggatttgCCGCCTCTGCCTGCACGTCCTCGGGTGCATTCCTTCTGTAAGATGCTTACAGCGTCGGATACAAGCACTCATGGTGGATTTTCAGTATTGAAACGGCATGCTGATGAATGCCTACCTCCATTG GACATGTCCCTACAACCTCCAGTGCAGGAGTTGGTAGCCAAAGATTTGCATGGAAATGAGTGGCGTTTCCGCCATATATTTCGAG GTCAACCACGAAGGCACCTTCTTCAAAGTGGTTGGAGTCTCTTTGTCAGTGCCAAAAAGCTCGTGGCAGGagatgcttttatttttcttag GGGTGAAACTGAAGAGCTTCGTGTAGGGGTAAGACGTGCCCTGAGACAGCCAAGCAAAATCCCTTCTTCTTTAATATCTAGTCACAGCATGCATATTGGTATCCTTGCAACTGCATGGCATGCTGTTTCAACAGGATCAATGTTCACTGTCTATTATAAACCAAG GACTAGTCCTGCTGAGTTTATTATTCCAGTTGACAAATATATGGAGTCTGTCAAGATCAACTACGCTATAGGGATGAGATTCAAAATGAGATTTGAAGCAGACGATGCTCCCGAACAAAG GTTCTCTGGCACTGTGATTGGAGTCGAAGAGGCAGATCCAAAGAAGTGGCCTCGCTCAAATTGGAGATGCCTCAAG GTTCATTGGGATGAAACTTCTCCTGTTCACCGTCCAGACAGGGTTTCCCCTTGGAAAGTAGAACCTGCTTTGGCTCCTTCTATGGATCCCGTTTCTGGGTGCCGATTGAAAAGGCACCGTCCAAACACGGTGACATCATCTGCAGACTCCTCTGCTCTTACCAAGAAAG ATAACGGTCCTTCAAGACACATGCAACATCAAGAAATCTTGACCTTGAGAAACACACCTACTGGGAAGAATTACTCGGACAATAATCACAATCCTCCATGGGTTCTATCTCAAG GAACTGGAACCCTGCTTAAATCTTATGAATCCAGTCGCCCTTTCTTTGGGCTGTTCTCTGATGATGTTGACCAACCCAGTAAGCTTACTTCAGATGAAAAAAGCATGTTCAACTGGCATTCAGCTCCCATGATGTACACAGGCCACCCATTTAACATGTTGGCATCTAGCATGGAAGTTCAGGTGGCAAAAGATAAAGATACACAACAACAGCATGGAAGCCGGTTCTTGCCTTTTCCATATGCGGACAGTTCTCCTCATCCATCGAGATCTAAACCACAGCATCTTCCTTTTCAACAATGTAATGAGAGAACAGCTAAAGATGATAATTACAAACTTTTTGGTGTCTCCCTTTTTAGGAATTCTAAGGCACTGGAACCAGCCACTATTCACAGGCACTCCGCGGATAAACCACAACATCAAATCAATGTTGCATCAGATCATCTACAATTGTTGGGTTCTGATAGATATTTGGAGCAATTAAAGCATCCAAAGCATGCTAGATGTGAGGAACAAGAGAACATTTTTCAAGCCTCTTCTTTATATTCAAAAGATGTCCAGGGCAAGCCTGAGGGTGGTTCAGCAAGAAGATGTGTAAAG GTTCACAAGCAGGGGACTGCTGTAGGGAGGTCTCTGGACCTGGCAAAGTTTAACGGCTACAATGAATTGACAGCAGAACTGGATCAGATTTTTGAATTCAATGGTGAATTAGTTGCTCCTAACAAAGATTGGCTGATTGTTTTTactgatgatgaggatgatatGATGCTTGTAGGAGATGATCCCTGGCA GGAATTCTGTAGCATGGCCCGCAGGATCTTTATCTATACTAAAGAGGAGATAAACAGGATGGAGCCACGTTCCCTGAATCGTGAAGCCGAGGGAAATTCACGAAGTACAGACCAAATGGTTGATTTGGAAAATCGAATTTCGAAGCATCTTCCAGCTGTGAGTCCCTCGGAGTGTCAAGGCTTGTGCTACATGACTGGCAGCAAG GTAATGAGGCCGGAAAGGTGA
- the LOC7496534 gene encoding auxin response factor 4 isoform X3, with protein MINGSNSVDINRNGIASRSWSFPVACEGSEDALYKELWHACAGPLVTVPRQGELVYYFPQGHIEQVEASTNQVADDQQMPAYNLSPKILCRVVNVQLKAELDTDEVFAQVILLPETQQDVELVEEEDLPPLPARPRVHSFCKMLTASDTSTHGGFSVLKRHADECLPPLDMSLQPPVQELVAKDLHGNEWRFRHIFRGQPRRHLLQSGWSLFVSAKKLVAGDAFIFLRGETEELRVGVRRALRQPSKIPSSLISSHSMHIGILATAWHAVSTGSMFTVYYKPRTSPAEFIIPVDKYMESVKINYAIGMRFKMRFEADDAPEQRFSGTVIGVEEADPKKWPRSNWRCLKVHWDETSPVHRPDRVSPWKVEPALAPSMDPVSGCRLKRHRPNTVTSSADSSALTKKDNGPSRHMQHQEILTLRNTPTGKNYSDNNHNPPWVLSQDEKSMFNWHSAPMMYTGHPFNMLASSMEVQVAKDKDTQQQHGSRFLPFPYADSSPHPSRSKPQHLPFQQCNERTAKDDNYKLFGVSLFRNSKALEPATIHRHSADKPQHQINVASDHLQLLGSDRYLEQLKHPKHARCEEQENIFQASSLYSKDVQGKPEGGSARRCVKVHKQGTAVGRSLDLAKFNGYNELTAELDQIFEFNGELVAPNKDWLIVFTDDEDDMMLVGDDPWQEFCSMARRIFIYTKEEINRMEPRSLNREAEGNSRSTDQMVDLENRISKHLPAVSPSECQGLCYMTGSKVMRPER; from the exons atGATTAACGGAAGTAATTCTGTGGATATTAACCGCAATGGAATTGCGAGCAGGAGCTGGAGTTTTCCGGTGGCTTGTGAAG GATCAGAAGATGCACTGTACAAGGAGCTATGGCACGCGTGTGCAGGTCCGTTAGTGACAGTGCCTCGCCAAGGAGAGCTTGTTTACTACTTTCCTCAAGGTCATATTGAGCAG GTTGAAGCATCGACGAATCAGGTTGCTGATGATCAGCAAATGCCAGCTTATAATCTCTCTCCGAAAATCCTCTGTCGTGTGGTTAATGTTCAATTGAAG GCTGAACTGGATACAGATGAAGTGTTTGCTCAAGTCATTTTGCTTCCTGAAACTCAA CAAGATGTGGAgttggtggaggaggaggatttgCCGCCTCTGCCTGCACGTCCTCGGGTGCATTCCTTCTGTAAGATGCTTACAGCGTCGGATACAAGCACTCATGGTGGATTTTCAGTATTGAAACGGCATGCTGATGAATGCCTACCTCCATTG GACATGTCCCTACAACCTCCAGTGCAGGAGTTGGTAGCCAAAGATTTGCATGGAAATGAGTGGCGTTTCCGCCATATATTTCGAG GTCAACCACGAAGGCACCTTCTTCAAAGTGGTTGGAGTCTCTTTGTCAGTGCCAAAAAGCTCGTGGCAGGagatgcttttatttttcttag GGGTGAAACTGAAGAGCTTCGTGTAGGGGTAAGACGTGCCCTGAGACAGCCAAGCAAAATCCCTTCTTCTTTAATATCTAGTCACAGCATGCATATTGGTATCCTTGCAACTGCATGGCATGCTGTTTCAACAGGATCAATGTTCACTGTCTATTATAAACCAAG GACTAGTCCTGCTGAGTTTATTATTCCAGTTGACAAATATATGGAGTCTGTCAAGATCAACTACGCTATAGGGATGAGATTCAAAATGAGATTTGAAGCAGACGATGCTCCCGAACAAAG GTTCTCTGGCACTGTGATTGGAGTCGAAGAGGCAGATCCAAAGAAGTGGCCTCGCTCAAATTGGAGATGCCTCAAG GTTCATTGGGATGAAACTTCTCCTGTTCACCGTCCAGACAGGGTTTCCCCTTGGAAAGTAGAACCTGCTTTGGCTCCTTCTATGGATCCCGTTTCTGGGTGCCGATTGAAAAGGCACCGTCCAAACACGGTGACATCATCTGCAGACTCCTCTGCTCTTACCAAGAAAG ATAACGGTCCTTCAAGACACATGCAACATCAAGAAATCTTGACCTTGAGAAACACACCTACTGGGAAGAATTACTCGGACAATAATCACAATCCTCCATGGGTTCTATCTCAAG ATGAAAAAAGCATGTTCAACTGGCATTCAGCTCCCATGATGTACACAGGCCACCCATTTAACATGTTGGCATCTAGCATGGAAGTTCAGGTGGCAAAAGATAAAGATACACAACAACAGCATGGAAGCCGGTTCTTGCCTTTTCCATATGCGGACAGTTCTCCTCATCCATCGAGATCTAAACCACAGCATCTTCCTTTTCAACAATGTAATGAGAGAACAGCTAAAGATGATAATTACAAACTTTTTGGTGTCTCCCTTTTTAGGAATTCTAAGGCACTGGAACCAGCCACTATTCACAGGCACTCCGCGGATAAACCACAACATCAAATCAATGTTGCATCAGATCATCTACAATTGTTGGGTTCTGATAGATATTTGGAGCAATTAAAGCATCCAAAGCATGCTAGATGTGAGGAACAAGAGAACATTTTTCAAGCCTCTTCTTTATATTCAAAAGATGTCCAGGGCAAGCCTGAGGGTGGTTCAGCAAGAAGATGTGTAAAG GTTCACAAGCAGGGGACTGCTGTAGGGAGGTCTCTGGACCTGGCAAAGTTTAACGGCTACAATGAATTGACAGCAGAACTGGATCAGATTTTTGAATTCAATGGTGAATTAGTTGCTCCTAACAAAGATTGGCTGATTGTTTTTactgatgatgaggatgatatGATGCTTGTAGGAGATGATCCCTGGCA GGAATTCTGTAGCATGGCCCGCAGGATCTTTATCTATACTAAAGAGGAGATAAACAGGATGGAGCCACGTTCCCTGAATCGTGAAGCCGAGGGAAATTCACGAAGTACAGACCAAATGGTTGATTTGGAAAATCGAATTTCGAAGCATCTTCCAGCTGTGAGTCCCTCGGAGTGTCAAGGCTTGTGCTACATGACTGGCAGCAAG GTAATGAGGCCGGAAAGGTGA
- the LOC7496534 gene encoding auxin response factor 2 isoform X1, which translates to MELRAGAGVFRWLVKVPMIIHNDFLSFSFDFFRFYWIIAVVVLARVGSEDALYKELWHACAGPLVTVPRQGELVYYFPQGHIEQVEASTNQVADDQQMPAYNLSPKILCRVVNVQLKAELDTDEVFAQVILLPETQQDVELVEEEDLPPLPARPRVHSFCKMLTASDTSTHGGFSVLKRHADECLPPLDMSLQPPVQELVAKDLHGNEWRFRHIFRGQPRRHLLQSGWSLFVSAKKLVAGDAFIFLRGETEELRVGVRRALRQPSKIPSSLISSHSMHIGILATAWHAVSTGSMFTVYYKPRTSPAEFIIPVDKYMESVKINYAIGMRFKMRFEADDAPEQRFSGTVIGVEEADPKKWPRSNWRCLKVHWDETSPVHRPDRVSPWKVEPALAPSMDPVSGCRLKRHRPNTVTSSADSSALTKKDNGPSRHMQHQEILTLRNTPTGKNYSDNNHNPPWVLSQGTGTLLKSYESSRPFFGLFSDDVDQPSKLTSDEKSMFNWHSAPMMYTGHPFNMLASSMEVQVAKDKDTQQQHGSRFLPFPYADSSPHPSRSKPQHLPFQQCNERTAKDDNYKLFGVSLFRNSKALEPATIHRHSADKPQHQINVASDHLQLLGSDRYLEQLKHPKHARCEEQENIFQASSLYSKDVQGKPEGGSARRCVKVHKQGTAVGRSLDLAKFNGYNELTAELDQIFEFNGELVAPNKDWLIVFTDDEDDMMLVGDDPWQEFCSMARRIFIYTKEEINRMEPRSLNREAEGNSRSTDQMVDLENRISKHLPAVSPSECQGLCYMTGSKVRDASTWIPKP; encoded by the exons ATGGAATTGCGAGCAGGAGCTGGAGTTTTCCGGTGGCTTGTGAAGGTACCTATGATAATTCACAATGATTTCCTTtcgttttcttttgatttttttaggttttactGGATTATTGCTGTTGTTGTTTTGGCACGAGTAGGATCAGAAGATGCACTGTACAAGGAGCTATGGCACGCGTGTGCAGGTCCGTTAGTGACAGTGCCTCGCCAAGGAGAGCTTGTTTACTACTTTCCTCAAGGTCATATTGAGCAG GTTGAAGCATCGACGAATCAGGTTGCTGATGATCAGCAAATGCCAGCTTATAATCTCTCTCCGAAAATCCTCTGTCGTGTGGTTAATGTTCAATTGAAG GCTGAACTGGATACAGATGAAGTGTTTGCTCAAGTCATTTTGCTTCCTGAAACTCAA CAAGATGTGGAgttggtggaggaggaggatttgCCGCCTCTGCCTGCACGTCCTCGGGTGCATTCCTTCTGTAAGATGCTTACAGCGTCGGATACAAGCACTCATGGTGGATTTTCAGTATTGAAACGGCATGCTGATGAATGCCTACCTCCATTG GACATGTCCCTACAACCTCCAGTGCAGGAGTTGGTAGCCAAAGATTTGCATGGAAATGAGTGGCGTTTCCGCCATATATTTCGAG GTCAACCACGAAGGCACCTTCTTCAAAGTGGTTGGAGTCTCTTTGTCAGTGCCAAAAAGCTCGTGGCAGGagatgcttttatttttcttag GGGTGAAACTGAAGAGCTTCGTGTAGGGGTAAGACGTGCCCTGAGACAGCCAAGCAAAATCCCTTCTTCTTTAATATCTAGTCACAGCATGCATATTGGTATCCTTGCAACTGCATGGCATGCTGTTTCAACAGGATCAATGTTCACTGTCTATTATAAACCAAG GACTAGTCCTGCTGAGTTTATTATTCCAGTTGACAAATATATGGAGTCTGTCAAGATCAACTACGCTATAGGGATGAGATTCAAAATGAGATTTGAAGCAGACGATGCTCCCGAACAAAG GTTCTCTGGCACTGTGATTGGAGTCGAAGAGGCAGATCCAAAGAAGTGGCCTCGCTCAAATTGGAGATGCCTCAAG GTTCATTGGGATGAAACTTCTCCTGTTCACCGTCCAGACAGGGTTTCCCCTTGGAAAGTAGAACCTGCTTTGGCTCCTTCTATGGATCCCGTTTCTGGGTGCCGATTGAAAAGGCACCGTCCAAACACGGTGACATCATCTGCAGACTCCTCTGCTCTTACCAAGAAAG ATAACGGTCCTTCAAGACACATGCAACATCAAGAAATCTTGACCTTGAGAAACACACCTACTGGGAAGAATTACTCGGACAATAATCACAATCCTCCATGGGTTCTATCTCAAG GAACTGGAACCCTGCTTAAATCTTATGAATCCAGTCGCCCTTTCTTTGGGCTGTTCTCTGATGATGTTGACCAACCCAGTAAGCTTACTTCAGATGAAAAAAGCATGTTCAACTGGCATTCAGCTCCCATGATGTACACAGGCCACCCATTTAACATGTTGGCATCTAGCATGGAAGTTCAGGTGGCAAAAGATAAAGATACACAACAACAGCATGGAAGCCGGTTCTTGCCTTTTCCATATGCGGACAGTTCTCCTCATCCATCGAGATCTAAACCACAGCATCTTCCTTTTCAACAATGTAATGAGAGAACAGCTAAAGATGATAATTACAAACTTTTTGGTGTCTCCCTTTTTAGGAATTCTAAGGCACTGGAACCAGCCACTATTCACAGGCACTCCGCGGATAAACCACAACATCAAATCAATGTTGCATCAGATCATCTACAATTGTTGGGTTCTGATAGATATTTGGAGCAATTAAAGCATCCAAAGCATGCTAGATGTGAGGAACAAGAGAACATTTTTCAAGCCTCTTCTTTATATTCAAAAGATGTCCAGGGCAAGCCTGAGGGTGGTTCAGCAAGAAGATGTGTAAAG GTTCACAAGCAGGGGACTGCTGTAGGGAGGTCTCTGGACCTGGCAAAGTTTAACGGCTACAATGAATTGACAGCAGAACTGGATCAGATTTTTGAATTCAATGGTGAATTAGTTGCTCCTAACAAAGATTGGCTGATTGTTTTTactgatgatgaggatgatatGATGCTTGTAGGAGATGATCCCTGGCA GGAATTCTGTAGCATGGCCCGCAGGATCTTTATCTATACTAAAGAGGAGATAAACAGGATGGAGCCACGTTCCCTGAATCGTGAAGCCGAGGGAAATTCACGAAGTACAGACCAAATGGTTGATTTGGAAAATCGAATTTCGAAGCATCTTCCAGCTGTGAGTCCCTCGGAGTGTCAAGGCTTGTGCTACATGACTGGCAGCAAGGTTAGAGATGCATCTACTTGGATACCCAAACCATAA